Part of the Sphaerodactylus townsendi isolate TG3544 linkage group LG10, MPM_Stown_v2.3, whole genome shotgun sequence genome is shown below.
TAACCTGAGAAAAAGGACGAGAAGTATACAATATGGTTATGAAACATAGTAACGGCTTTACagaacaaccccacccccacaagctgGACTAGAATAAAGGGCTAGTGTTAAATTTATATTTGACAGTGGCTGCCATTCTAATCATGTTTACTACAAAGAACACTTtattcacacatgcagaagaacctggcaatggaatgcactacttcagagtgaaaatggtgtaatCTAGCCCTGAATCTTCTTTCCCACAAAAAAATCCAGGCAAACAGAAAGCTAGTCCAGCACGGAGGAAGGTTCTACCTCCTCTTTGCAGAGAGGTTTGTTTAAACACATAACAGAATATTCTACAACATTCTCCTTTACATTTCCCCACTTCCTGTATCTGAATTGGTGTCATCCATTCTAGCTGCTCAGGTCTCTGCCATCTCATTCCATGAACACTACCCTGAGCTCCTTATGGGAGGGGCATGATGAACATGTCAGTCATTCAAAGGAATGAGTGATGTCACCATCTGATTTGGAAATGATGGCTCATCTACTGTATGCAAGTACATCTCAAATTGCTATTCTGCTGCGTGAATATGCAGACATACAGAAAATTAGCCTTATAATACATGACAGAGCCCAGCCATAGTGTAAAGAGCATTACAAGTTTAAAACTATAGACACGTTATGGAGATTGAAGAAGCAAGTAAACAATTCAGTAAAGATATTTTATACCCTCTCGGTAGATGCTCTTTGGACATTCAGAGTTTTTACTCCACTTGGCAAATGAAATTCATGAGTATTGTAGTCAGTGCTGAACAACGTGTTCTGTGTCCGTGGGTCAACAAATTCCATACCGATATCACTGGTAATTAAAGTTTTATCTGTTTCAATGCTGAGTTTTGTTTCCCCTTGCTGAAACACAATCTTAAAAACAAGTTAGGTAAATGTGTTAAATACAACAAAGGCAATTGACTACTTTAAGGTAACAGAAGGCACTGCAATTTAAAAATCTTACTGGTTGGTTCTCTCCAACAATCACCAAATCTTCATTACGCCGGCCTCCCACTGTGCTCTTATACAACGGATGTATAATTCCCATGTCAGAGTCTTGCTTAAATCGCAGTAAGCCACTCTCATGAAACTCCATGCTGTCGCAGCCATTGGGCCCAATACGAATCACAGTCCAAATGACAAGTGTGATCTAAAAGCAAAATCCAAACGTGATTTCAGACTTGAGATAAAGCCAGTGTTTAAACCAGATACCTTTAAAAAGAACTCTGTTTAACTAGAAGGGGACTATAACACTTGCAGCCCACCAAGCTGGCTTTAGCATACTACCCAGGGCCAACATcagcattagggttgccaggtgcttCTTGGTCACTGCTGAGAAATGTGGGGTAGAATtgccaggttgggaagctcctagagatttgggggaagagcctggggaggacaggtacTTTAGTAGGGTATACTGTCACAGAGTTCACCTTTCAAAACATCAAAGTCAAAAGATTtgctcatgacttgagtttgattcccaataGAAATTAGTTTCAGCTCAAGGTAGATTCAGTCTTCCAGCTTCAGTAAAATaagtacctagcttgctgggggtaaagtgtacacCACTggggatggcaatggcaaaccaccctgtaagaCATAGTcagcctagtaaacgtcatgttgtgatgtcaccccaaGGGTCACTAATGACCCAAtgttacctttacctttatcctACATAATTACTTGAAACTAAGCCTGACTGAAAATAGTaggattttcttccaagttaaCAAGCACAGAACTTATCTGTAAAATATTTACCTGTGGGCTTTTCTTTCAAGCATATACTTTTTTTAGTGGTGGAGAAATGgaataacattattttaattcTTAGCCTGATCATGAATGATTAACAAAGTATATAAGGAATAAAAGATGAAGACTGGTTAAACTGCAGCTACAGATATTACACTAAATTGAGGGGTGCATCAAATGAAGAAAAGGCTTTAATGATGAATTTACAGTACCACTTTCCCACAGAATGGGatgtttattatgaaacagcatatACTTTATTAGCGTATAATTTATTATCCCAATGACCTAATTGTCTTGAGATCTTGCAGTATGTTTATTTCAAATTGTATTTAGCTCCACAATGAAAAAAAGGGTTGGTTGATTGTCAATAACAGGCAGGCTTACAGTCTCCGACTCATTCCAAAGTAGTTAGCATTATTTCATAGCTGATAATGGTTGACACAGTCAGAGAAAATAagcttagatctcagaagctaagcagggtcagccctggttagtatttagatggacaaccgccaaggaacaccagggttctgatatggaggcaggcaatggcaaatcacctccaaacatctcttgccttgaaaccctacagcagtgatggtgaacctttttgagaccgaatgcccaaactgcaacccaaaccccacttatttcttgcaaagtgccaacctagcaatttaacctgaatgctgaggttttcgtttaggaaaaaaatggttggctccctcttactctgccccacccgctcaagcatgggccagcctgctctagcctccagcaagtcccgcgcgcaccgctctgtgcctctctagcatctttgcctcttctgccctcccccccgggcagcagccacccagagtacaggcaccaggcccgccagccgagtcctccctgctcaccatggtgcgtgcacgtcatgctcagtggcccaggccagcctaggtgggtgtgtggggtgggtgtgattttccgcacccccccacatgacgaactctgtgtgcgcatgcccacagagagggctccaagtgccacctctggcacccatgccataggttcaccatcactgccctacagggttgctataagtcagctgatTTTACAACACAAAGAAAATGTGCTTAGCAGAATATAAGTGTAGTAGACTTTCAATAACTATGCTATTTTGGCTATTAAACATTAACAGTGGTTGTATATTGTTTTGTCTGAGTAGTGAGGATAGGATATTCTTTTACAGGATGTTTCAGATGACAGAACACTGAAGAGTTACAGTACCCTACATATATACAGGCTGAGCAGGGAGCCAGCAAGCACAGAGGTAGGTAATGCGCCCACCCTATCATTAGTCTCAGAGCAACAGCAATCCACTGTCTCTGGAATACTCTTGCTTACAACATAGGCTCCAAGAAGCAACATGTTCCCTTTTAGACCATGTGGTCTTCCTTTGCAAATGGGGGTACAATATCAAGCAAGCTCTAAAAATGTTCAGTTCAACTGGGTCAAATATACATAAACACATAATAAGAGTGGAATCCATATTAAAATAAATGGCTGTTAGTTCAAATACCTATATGAAGAAATGGATGTACTGTAATAGCAATGCCAATCTGGAAAAAAAGGACAAGGAACGCGTGGCTGCTTGGAGCCTAAATCCTTTCATATTCAAACTAAGCTGTTTACTTACCTGTGGCATATAGTTTGAGGAGGTGGGTTTAAATTTACAATGTCTACAGCAGGGGaggccaacctgtggcactccagatgttcatggactacaattcccatcagcccctgctagcatggccaattggagtgccataggttggccaccccagttTACAGTTTCGGGAGCATGGGGGATGTTTTAACGCATCTGTTAAAGCAAACTCTCTTCCACACTCCAATATCAAAACAATACATGCAGAATAGAAATTTGACTTTGATCTTTAAATCCAtttgactagtccaggggtccgcaacctgtggctcttcagatgttcatggactacaattcccatcagcccctgccagcatggccatagtccatgaacatctggagagccacaggctgcagacccctggactaggcccTACTGAAATGGAGGGGATCTACTGTTGCAAATACAAATTTTGCTCTCTATCTAATAACCACGAAATTAACAATACCAACAATAGCAAAATGTCTCTTGCAGCTTGTCATACTCACAATCAAATTGATGACAGCCAAAATAAAAAGCAGGATGATCACACAAATAGCCAAATTGCCTTTTCGGCCCCGTAAGCCAGTTTTGTGCAGCCGATCTTCATCAATGGGAATATATCCAGCTTTGAAGTTGCTATTATGTTCTTTGTTAATGTTCCTCCGCTCCACAGCCTTCTCACGCATGGACTTCTTCATGGGGCCATTAGAGCTTTGCTAAAATGTCACCCAAATAATAAGTTCAATACCAAGTGTGCAAACAAATAATAGGAATTTTCAGTTGTGCCAAAATGAGTCATAGGCCAATTATGCAGCAAATGCTTACCAcaagactcttctctgcacagggTGCTTGCGGggctctcctcacgtttctctgtttacacacaagggggCAGTCCAGTGCCAGTCCTGC
Proteins encoded:
- the SGCB gene encoding beta-sarcoglycan isoform X1, with the protein product MAATAAVAATASEQRNVRRAPQAPCAEKSLVQSSNGPMKKSMREKAVERRNINKEHNSNFKAGYIPIDEDRLHKTGLRGRKGNLAICVIILLFILAVINLIITLVIWTVIRIGPNGCDSMEFHESGLLRFKQDSDMGIIHPLYKSTVGGRRNEDLVIVGENQPIVFQQGETKLSIETDKTLITSDIGMEFVDPRTQNTLFSTDYNTHEFHLPSGVKTLNVQRASTERVTSNATSDLNIKTDERAVVRGNEGVFIMGKSIEFHMGGDLELRADNSIILNGSVVVNTTRLPSYSYGEQFNNGDWERYKLCMCFDGTLFRVPVKSRNMGCQTSVNPCGNTY
- the SGCB gene encoding beta-sarcoglycan isoform X2, with product MAATAAVAATASEQQSSNGPMKKSMREKAVERRNINKEHNSNFKAGYIPIDEDRLHKTGLRGRKGNLAICVIILLFILAVINLIITLVIWTVIRIGPNGCDSMEFHESGLLRFKQDSDMGIIHPLYKSTVGGRRNEDLVIVGENQPIVFQQGETKLSIETDKTLITSDIGMEFVDPRTQNTLFSTDYNTHEFHLPSGVKTLNVQRASTERVTSNATSDLNIKTDERAVVRGNEGVFIMGKSIEFHMGGDLELRADNSIILNGSVVVNTTRLPSYSYGEQFNNGDWERYKLCMCFDGTLFRVPVKSRNMGCQTSVNPCGNTY